A window of the Mesorhizobium opportunistum WSM2075 genome harbors these coding sequences:
- a CDS encoding endonuclease/exonuclease/phosphatase family protein has translation MAIFAVTLLAEPIGASGQEVETVRIATFNAYLLSPIFKCANPNFADCLIQIHGQTEKQAKHLAETILKDTDRFDIIAINEAWDEDAKQILIDRLTPVYPNFVRKIDAALLKVRPQAIVDAITSLDPAAAIAIYGEPIEKIDGEDSGLMFFAKKDFKFLPLPDDTFKWGKNDGETLDAATDEVGFTLYDHCGGVDCLSGKGAAIVRLLHQPSQSNYTVVFTHAQADYFDKSPPELHADARDAQFDQVQKLIETTLSPLTAAQRKRERVLVMGDLNVPLFHQPMGEWARRFASPGKYWTSKHYDSWAATNRADPGISNYIDGERYDYILAAPQPYLSGGIEGPICVQHVTIPVDFVNLESDHNLLTADLNLGNNFCHPGIAYQVDLKSKKGPDGKPQAEEVIDFRNGQDVTQIRFPGSMQWFHVVRQDAGSYSIGADNPGVNIDIYQPSNMTTPISSYYGDTRTIQDGEQTFTVHTYALPKEFFIRITGKDRDWRGNYALLVRRHTCATKEEACPLQPGEPPQFASLTEAGSLLGSQDEAWFRFDVVGQADSGADQTVTLTADGLPDPNGYKATLEEFDNPHGGEPPIAISGSSRIVSDAMGDGTRGYLVIHQAAAGNQPVRVRASMQTTVRNLEMKALICEDETNPEFGSDDIFTQLSIDSRTIRFPASGEVEFDCDDSADQKDWATRFGSSNLTFVDHAGLKVFEQDDTSPDDPSHVRDFPDLPVGASSIDGVRTPLIWKFEGGRYRLNYELTMRKNEPVAAAP, from the coding sequence GACCATTCTCAAGGACACCGACCGCTTCGACATCATCGCCATCAACGAGGCCTGGGACGAGGACGCCAAGCAGATCCTCATCGACAGGCTGACGCCGGTCTATCCGAACTTCGTGCGCAAGATCGACGCCGCGCTCTTGAAGGTGCGGCCGCAGGCCATCGTCGATGCCATCACCAGCCTCGATCCGGCGGCGGCCATAGCCATCTATGGCGAGCCGATCGAGAAGATCGACGGCGAGGACAGCGGCCTGATGTTCTTCGCCAAAAAGGACTTCAAGTTCCTGCCGCTGCCCGACGACACCTTCAAATGGGGCAAGAACGACGGCGAGACACTGGATGCCGCGACCGACGAGGTCGGCTTCACGCTCTACGATCATTGCGGCGGCGTCGACTGCCTGTCCGGCAAGGGCGCGGCGATCGTGCGACTGCTCCACCAGCCCTCGCAAAGCAATTACACGGTCGTCTTCACCCATGCCCAGGCCGACTATTTCGACAAGAGCCCGCCCGAGCTTCACGCCGACGCCCGCGATGCGCAGTTCGACCAGGTCCAGAAGCTGATCGAGACGACGCTGTCGCCGCTGACGGCAGCGCAGCGCAAGCGCGAACGGGTGCTGGTGATGGGCGACCTCAACGTGCCGCTGTTCCACCAGCCGATGGGCGAATGGGCGCGCCGCTTCGCCAGTCCCGGCAAATACTGGACATCCAAGCACTATGACAGCTGGGCAGCGACCAACCGTGCCGACCCCGGCATCTCCAACTACATCGACGGCGAGCGCTACGATTATATCCTCGCCGCGCCGCAGCCTTATCTGAGCGGCGGCATCGAAGGACCGATCTGCGTCCAGCATGTCACCATCCCGGTCGATTTCGTCAACCTCGAGAGCGACCACAATCTTTTGACCGCCGACCTCAATCTCGGCAACAATTTCTGCCATCCGGGCATTGCCTACCAAGTCGACCTGAAGTCGAAGAAGGGGCCCGACGGCAAGCCGCAGGCCGAGGAGGTGATCGATTTCAGGAACGGCCAGGACGTCACCCAGATCCGCTTTCCGGGTTCGATGCAGTGGTTCCACGTCGTGCGCCAGGATGCGGGCAGCTATTCGATCGGCGCCGACAATCCGGGCGTCAACATCGACATCTACCAGCCGTCCAACATGACGACGCCGATCTCCAGCTATTACGGCGACACCAGGACGATCCAAGACGGCGAGCAGACCTTCACCGTCCACACCTATGCGCTGCCCAAGGAGTTCTTCATCCGCATCACCGGCAAGGACCGCGACTGGCGAGGCAATTATGCGCTGCTGGTGCGCCGCCATACCTGTGCGACCAAGGAAGAGGCCTGCCCGCTGCAGCCTGGCGAGCCGCCGCAGTTCGCCTCGCTCACGGAAGCCGGCAGCCTGCTCGGCAGCCAGGACGAAGCCTGGTTCCGTTTCGACGTCGTCGGCCAGGCCGACAGCGGCGCCGACCAGACCGTCACGCTGACCGCCGACGGCTTGCCCGACCCGAACGGCTACAAGGCGACGCTGGAGGAGTTCGACAACCCGCATGGCGGCGAACCCCCAATCGCTATTTCCGGCAGCAGCCGCATCGTCAGCGACGCCATGGGCGACGGCACGCGTGGCTATCTGGTCATCCACCAGGCCGCGGCTGGAAACCAGCCGGTGCGGGTGCGCGCCTCCATGCAGACCACGGTGCGCAATCTCGAGATGAAGGCGCTGATCTGCGAGGACGAGACCAATCCGGAATTCGGCTCCGACGACATCTTCACGCAACTGTCGATCGACAGCCGCACCATCCGTTTTCCGGCTTCAGGCGAGGTGGAGTTCGACTGCGACGACTCCGCCGACCAGAAGGATTGGGCGACGCGGTTCGGCAGCTCGAACCTTACCTTCGTCGACCATGCCGGACTTAAGGTGTTCGAGCAGGACGACACCAGCCCGGACGACCCCAGCCATGTCAGGGATTTTCCCGACCTGCCGGTCGGCGCCAGCTCGATCGACGGCGTGCGCACCCCGCTGATCTGGAAATTCGAGGGCGGCCGCTACCGGCTCAACTACGAACTGACGATGCGCAAGAACGAACCCGTGGCGGCCGCGCCCTAG
- a CDS encoding substrate-binding domain-containing protein, translated as MKTTTQRRVLKAALLAGAGLCIAGAAQAADPMVKACAKDGQFIIGFSQANNAEPYRQHVNDELTAAAKEVPGFTLQIADGAGNVNTQTSQVDNFITQKVDILLISPFEAAPLTPAVKRAMDAGIPVIELDRKTVGDPGKDYTAFIGGDNYKIAMEAGKYTAKTLLPDGGEAAVLEGLPSSTPAVERLNGFKDGVKENAKIQVVAEQAADWVPDKAQTAFAAMLQAHPDIKVLYASNDMMAAGALLAAKGAGKDVKIIGTDGLPGPAGGIEAVAKGDWAATFTYPTGAKEAIEMSKKILLDCATSVEPTVTVDTTAITPENAKAMAGK; from the coding sequence ATGAAAACCACAACACAAAGGCGTGTGCTCAAGGCCGCGCTTCTGGCAGGCGCTGGCCTGTGCATTGCGGGAGCGGCGCAAGCCGCCGACCCGATGGTGAAAGCCTGCGCCAAGGACGGCCAGTTCATCATCGGCTTTTCGCAGGCGAACAATGCCGAACCCTACCGCCAGCACGTCAATGACGAGCTGACCGCGGCGGCCAAGGAAGTGCCGGGCTTCACCCTGCAGATCGCCGACGGCGCCGGCAACGTCAACACGCAGACCTCGCAGGTCGACAACTTCATCACCCAGAAGGTCGATATCCTTTTGATCTCGCCCTTCGAGGCGGCCCCGCTGACGCCGGCGGTCAAACGTGCCATGGATGCCGGCATCCCGGTCATCGAACTCGACCGCAAGACGGTCGGCGACCCCGGCAAGGACTACACCGCCTTCATCGGCGGCGACAATTACAAGATCGCCATGGAAGCCGGCAAATACACCGCCAAGACGCTGCTGCCGGATGGCGGCGAGGCGGCGGTGCTGGAAGGCCTGCCGAGCTCCACGCCGGCTGTCGAACGCCTCAACGGCTTCAAGGACGGCGTCAAGGAAAACGCCAAGATCCAGGTCGTCGCCGAGCAGGCCGCCGACTGGGTGCCGGACAAAGCCCAGACCGCCTTCGCCGCCATGCTGCAGGCGCATCCCGACATCAAGGTGCTCTATGCTTCCAACGACATGATGGCGGCCGGCGCGCTGCTTGCCGCCAAGGGCGCCGGCAAGGACGTCAAGATCATCGGCACCGATGGCTTGCCGGGACCGGCCGGCGGCATCGAGGCCGTCGCCAAGGGTGACTGGGCGGCGACCTTCACCTACCCGACGGGCGCCAAGGAAGCGATCGAGATGTCGAAGAAGATCCTGCTCGATTGCGCGACCTCGGTGGAGCCGACGGTGACGGTGGACACCACTGCGATCACGCCGGAGAACGCCAAGGCGATGGCTGGGAAGTAG
- a CDS encoding ABC transporter permease, translated as MADEKISVAVAPAVPAAAPKHRDPLALIVRFQSLIGLVLVAIGGIIFSPRRHGEILFLNPDNIANIVRAVSETGIIAIGMTFVIITAGIDLSVGAVLGLSSVVTASMMISGGFGLIPTILAVLVMGIVFGTLQGTISTRFRLEPFIVTLAGLQAARGLALVVSGNQYINISYGDGPGLAPPVFAVLGERLFNNTVPVATLVFIVFAAIATVVLNTTRFGRYVFAVGGNERAARISGVPVSMVKISVYAITGFAAALAGIVHAGQFNFGSANDGMGYELTAIAAVVIGGTSLFGGAGSMVGTVAGTIMLGALANILQLNNITPAMQLLATAAIIVLAAVLQSLVRRREGLGR; from the coding sequence ATGGCGGACGAAAAGATCTCGGTGGCAGTAGCTCCGGCGGTGCCGGCGGCAGCGCCAAAGCATCGCGACCCGCTGGCCCTCATCGTGCGCTTCCAGAGCCTGATCGGCCTGGTGCTGGTGGCGATCGGCGGCATCATCTTCTCGCCGCGCCGGCATGGCGAGATCCTGTTCCTCAACCCCGACAACATCGCCAACATCGTGCGTGCCGTGTCGGAGACCGGCATCATCGCCATCGGCATGACCTTCGTCATCATCACCGCCGGCATCGACCTGTCGGTCGGCGCCGTGCTCGGCCTGTCCAGCGTGGTGACCGCATCGATGATGATTTCCGGCGGTTTCGGCCTCATCCCGACCATCCTTGCCGTGCTGGTCATGGGCATCGTCTTCGGCACCCTCCAGGGCACCATCTCCACCCGTTTCCGGCTCGAACCCTTCATCGTCACGCTCGCCGGCCTGCAGGCCGCGCGCGGTCTGGCACTCGTCGTCTCCGGCAACCAGTACATCAACATCTCATACGGCGACGGGCCGGGCCTGGCGCCGCCGGTGTTTGCCGTGCTGGGCGAGCGTCTGTTCAACAACACCGTGCCGGTGGCGACGCTGGTCTTCATCGTCTTTGCCGCGATCGCGACGGTGGTGCTCAACACCACGCGCTTCGGCCGCTACGTCTTTGCCGTCGGCGGCAATGAGCGCGCGGCGCGCATTTCCGGCGTGCCCGTCTCCATGGTGAAGATCTCGGTCTATGCCATCACCGGCTTTGCCGCGGCGCTTGCCGGCATCGTGCATGCCGGCCAGTTCAATTTCGGCAGCGCCAATGACGGCATGGGCTACGAGCTGACGGCCATCGCCGCCGTGGTTATCGGCGGCACCAGCCTGTTCGGCGGCGCCGGCTCGATGGTCGGCACCGTTGCCGGCACCATCATGCTCGGCGCGTTGGCCAACATCCTTCAGCTCAACAACATCACGCCTGCCATGCAGCTGCTCGCGACCGCCGCGATCATCGTGTTGGCGGCAGTGCTTCAATCCCTCGTTCGCCGCCGCGAGGGTTTGGGTCGTTAG
- a CDS encoding sugar ABC transporter ATP-binding protein, with protein MRGVDFDLKAGEIHALLGENGAGKSTLMNLLSGVYTPDEGTILIDGKQVTFNNPREAQAAGIATIFQELDLVPTLDVAANLFLGRELMRPGGFLDVPAMRGEARKRLEAIELAIDPAAMVADLSIGQRQVVAIVKALSYASRVLIMDEPTAALTVGEVERLFDIMRKLAATGVGIVYISHRLEEVPQIADRVTVMRDGSIAGVTEPHAPQAELVRLLVGRPLDELYPGRSRAAGKTLLSLRDASFRLAHESAGWQPPTGISLDVNAGEIVGLAGIMGAGRTELLSALYGAGLSGRWEGEVAIDGRPVKLDSIKAARAAGIAFVTDDRRGSGLMLRMAVGLNLVMSVIRRISPAGLMSPRRQADAVRQSFGQFDIRPKNPDIAVGALSGGNQQKVVLAKEILGNPRLLLLDEPTRGVDVGAKGEIYARLRQLAAQGLGILVASSEMPELIGLCDRIVVLRQGRNVAEFIGGVDEHTVLAAANGREA; from the coding sequence CTGCGCGGCGTCGACTTCGATCTCAAGGCCGGCGAGATCCATGCCCTGCTCGGCGAGAACGGCGCCGGCAAGTCGACGCTGATGAACCTGTTATCGGGCGTCTACACGCCGGACGAGGGCACCATCCTCATCGACGGCAAGCAGGTAACCTTCAACAATCCGCGCGAGGCGCAAGCCGCCGGCATCGCCACCATCTTCCAGGAGCTCGACCTGGTGCCGACGCTCGACGTCGCCGCCAACCTGTTCCTCGGCCGCGAGCTGATGCGGCCGGGCGGCTTCCTCGACGTGCCGGCGATGCGCGGCGAGGCCCGCAAGCGGCTGGAAGCCATCGAGCTTGCCATAGATCCGGCGGCGATGGTCGCCGATCTGTCGATCGGCCAGCGCCAGGTCGTGGCGATCGTCAAGGCGCTGTCCTACGCCTCGCGCGTGCTGATCATGGACGAGCCGACGGCGGCATTGACGGTCGGCGAGGTCGAGAGGCTGTTCGACATCATGCGCAAGCTCGCCGCCACCGGCGTCGGCATCGTCTATATCTCGCATCGCCTGGAAGAGGTGCCGCAGATCGCCGACCGGGTGACGGTGATGCGTGACGGCAGCATTGCCGGCGTCACCGAGCCGCATGCGCCGCAGGCGGAACTGGTTCGCCTCCTGGTCGGGCGGCCGCTGGACGAGCTTTATCCCGGGCGCTCGAGGGCCGCCGGCAAGACGCTGCTCAGCCTGCGCGATGCGAGCTTCAGGCTTGCCCATGAAAGTGCCGGATGGCAGCCGCCGACCGGCATCTCGCTCGATGTCAATGCAGGTGAGATCGTCGGGCTGGCCGGCATCATGGGGGCAGGGCGCACGGAACTGCTGAGCGCGCTCTATGGCGCCGGCCTGTCCGGCCGCTGGGAGGGCGAGGTCGCCATCGACGGACGGCCAGTGAAGCTGGATTCGATCAAGGCGGCCCGCGCGGCCGGCATTGCCTTCGTCACCGACGACCGCCGCGGCAGTGGCCTGATGCTCAGGATGGCTGTTGGACTCAACCTCGTGATGTCGGTGATCCGCCGCATCTCGCCGGCCGGCCTGATGTCGCCGCGCCGCCAGGCGGATGCGGTGCGGCAATCCTTCGGCCAGTTCGACATCAGGCCGAAGAACCCCGACATCGCCGTCGGCGCGTTATCCGGCGGCAATCAGCAGAAAGTGGTGCTGGCAAAGGAAATCCTCGGCAATCCCCGGCTGCTGCTGCTCGACGAGCCGACGCGTGGCGTCGATGTCGGCGCCAAGGGCGAGATTTACGCACGGTTGCGGCAATTGGCGGCACAGGGCCTCGGCATCCTGGTCGCCTCCAGCGAGATGCCGGAACTGATCGGGCTCTGCGATCGCATCGTGGTGCTGCGCCAGGGGCGCAATGTGGCGGAATTCATCGGCGGCGTCGACGAGCACACGGTGCTGGCCGCGGCAAATGGCAGGGAGGCCTGA
- a CDS encoding LacI family DNA-binding transcriptional regulator: MPTMAEVARRAGVSVSTVSHVINHTRFVSPEKARLINDAIAAMGYQPNELARSLKVASTNSVGLAISAISNPYFTDIICAVEAECARLGLMVFLSDTQEDPDRELSVVRAFHQRRVDGVILAPSGSPQRAIDYLAEKKLPCVLIDRFADQRFDQIGVENETAMRALIDHVASFGHKRIGYIAGQPGLATTRERIEAFRASLVANGLECLPHYVSPENVDTASATASTHAILSLPSSPTALVTGNNMTTIGAVRAIRERGLSIPGDLSLAGFDDFEWADCFEPRLTLVAQPCTEIGRQAATLLCARIASSGLEPQAVRLQAMLQVRQSCAGPVPMRSAPVRSAPVRSAPVRSI; the protein is encoded by the coding sequence ATGCCGACAATGGCTGAGGTCGCGCGCCGCGCCGGCGTGTCGGTTTCGACCGTCTCGCATGTCATCAACCACACCCGCTTCGTCTCGCCGGAGAAGGCGCGGCTCATCAATGATGCGATTGCCGCGATGGGCTATCAGCCCAACGAGCTGGCGCGGTCGTTGAAGGTGGCGTCGACCAACAGTGTCGGCCTGGCGATCTCGGCGATCTCCAATCCCTACTTCACCGACATCATCTGCGCGGTGGAGGCCGAATGCGCGCGTCTCGGCCTCATGGTGTTCCTCTCCGACACGCAGGAAGATCCCGACCGCGAGCTGTCGGTGGTGCGCGCCTTCCACCAGCGCCGTGTCGACGGCGTCATCCTGGCACCGTCGGGTTCGCCGCAGCGCGCCATCGACTACCTGGCCGAGAAGAAGCTGCCTTGCGTGCTCATCGACCGCTTCGCCGATCAGCGCTTCGACCAGATCGGCGTCGAGAACGAAACCGCGATGCGGGCGCTCATCGACCACGTCGCCTCCTTCGGCCACAAGCGCATCGGCTATATCGCCGGCCAGCCGGGCCTGGCGACGACGCGCGAACGCATCGAGGCCTTTCGCGCCTCGCTCGTCGCCAATGGACTTGAATGCCTGCCGCACTATGTCTCGCCCGAGAACGTCGACACGGCGAGCGCCACGGCATCGACCCACGCCATCCTGTCCCTACCGTCGTCGCCCACGGCATTGGTCACCGGCAACAACATGACGACCATCGGAGCGGTGCGGGCAATCCGCGAAAGAGGCCTCTCGATACCGGGGGATCTCTCGCTTGCCGGTTTCGACGATTTCGAATGGGCCGATTGCTTCGAGCCGCGGCTGACGCTCGTCGCGCAGCCCTGCACCGAGATCGGCCGGCAGGCAGCGACCTTGCTGTGCGCCCGCATCGCGTCGAGCGGCCTGGAGCCGCAAGCGGTCCGGCTGCAGGCTATGCTGCAGGTCCGGCAATCCTGTGCGGGGCCGGTTCCCATGAGGTCGGCTCCCGTGAGGTCGGCTCCCGTGAGGTCAGCCCCCGTGAGGTCAATATGA
- a CDS encoding glycosyltransferase has product MNERTVAICMLAIGKPGYALAAREAVASFLRNTDFEIYIVTDRFSSPILPPSPRIHLNLLDAARQEYRADGFLAKFDALAWCLGQSSAEIIIQVDADTILLRPLAAAEVSTALGEQRMAMVEQTGIAGSGMTPGDFQEHYSKRSLAFIDGSAAAPSAISFRYFNSGVVLAFRDELQLLLEWVAARRLLLPADHSVGAHMIADQDYFQVWANSVVPDRCVSLSWQWNHCGHWDTGFPRPDALIAHFSNFCNGPEFETVLAMHNLLAEGPAGPLLDNAATGQPADLAFIIITYNSSKIIGYCLDALPDQHEIIVVDNASTDETLDHVTHEGVTIIRNKNNEGFAAAANQGAAAASAKYLCFLNPDCLVTSAAVEVALSTLRRKPDAMIVPDYVDWHGGVTAGRQPGYSRLKLTADLLDNNGMAKWARRLRRLPFYHDHKWSWPLAAALFVRREIFHAIGGFDERYFCYMEDVAVGFEMARRGLEIVELDHVLPHLGQRGADIPTSVRISLIDNARLKFAELHYGRAFAATLRGLRWVLHRRLGIREALRRKRWRALEGR; this is encoded by the coding sequence ATGAACGAGCGGACGGTAGCAATCTGCATGCTCGCGATCGGCAAGCCAGGCTATGCGCTGGCGGCGCGCGAAGCCGTTGCGTCCTTTCTCCGGAACACGGATTTCGAAATCTATATAGTCACGGATCGGTTCTCCTCCCCAATCTTGCCGCCCTCGCCGCGCATCCATCTCAACTTGCTCGACGCCGCACGGCAGGAATACCGGGCCGACGGGTTTCTGGCCAAATTCGACGCATTGGCCTGGTGTCTCGGGCAGTCCAGCGCCGAGATCATTATTCAGGTCGATGCCGATACCATCCTGTTGCGCCCCCTGGCGGCGGCCGAGGTGTCGACGGCGCTGGGCGAACAGCGGATGGCAATGGTCGAACAGACCGGCATCGCTGGTTCGGGCATGACGCCGGGGGACTTCCAGGAACATTACAGCAAGCGCTCGCTAGCATTCATCGACGGGTCAGCGGCGGCGCCATCTGCGATATCGTTTCGCTACTTCAACAGTGGCGTGGTGCTGGCCTTCAGGGACGAACTGCAGCTTTTGCTGGAGTGGGTTGCGGCCCGACGGTTGCTTTTGCCTGCCGATCACTCGGTTGGCGCGCACATGATCGCCGACCAGGACTATTTCCAGGTGTGGGCAAATTCAGTGGTGCCGGATCGCTGCGTCTCCCTCTCCTGGCAATGGAACCATTGCGGCCACTGGGATACGGGCTTTCCCCGACCGGATGCGCTGATCGCCCACTTCAGCAACTTCTGCAACGGCCCCGAATTTGAAACCGTTCTCGCGATGCATAACCTTCTTGCCGAAGGTCCCGCCGGCCCCTTGCTAGACAACGCAGCGACAGGGCAACCTGCCGACCTGGCGTTCATCATCATCACCTACAACTCGTCAAAGATAATCGGCTACTGCCTCGACGCCCTGCCGGACCAGCATGAGATCATTGTCGTCGACAATGCCTCGACCGACGAGACACTCGATCACGTGACGCATGAGGGCGTGACCATCATCCGGAACAAAAACAATGAGGGTTTCGCCGCCGCTGCCAACCAAGGCGCCGCCGCCGCCAGCGCCAAATATCTATGCTTCCTCAACCCGGACTGCCTTGTGACATCGGCTGCGGTCGAGGTGGCACTCTCGACGCTTCGTCGAAAACCCGATGCTATGATCGTTCCCGACTATGTCGACTGGCATGGCGGAGTCACAGCCGGTCGCCAGCCAGGCTATTCCCGACTCAAGCTGACAGCCGACCTTCTGGACAATAACGGCATGGCGAAATGGGCTCGGCGCCTGAGACGTCTCCCATTCTATCACGACCACAAGTGGAGCTGGCCGCTCGCGGCCGCCCTGTTCGTTCGACGAGAGATTTTTCATGCTATCGGCGGTTTCGACGAGAGATACTTTTGCTACATGGAAGATGTCGCGGTCGGATTTGAAATGGCACGGCGTGGGCTCGAAATCGTCGAACTGGACCATGTGCTGCCGCATCTCGGTCAGCGAGGCGCGGATATCCCGACCTCCGTCCGGATCTCGTTGATCGACAATGCGCGGCTCAAGTTCGCGGAGCTGCATTACGGCCGTGCCTTTGCGGCTACGCTTCGCGGTCTGCGATGGGTTCTCCATCGCCGCCTCGGTATCAGGGAAGCGCTGCGCCGAAAACGGTGGCGTGCGCTGGAAGGCCGATGA
- a CDS encoding glycosyltransferase — translation MNYYVLPGVGIYGGIKVGFQFAQLLTDAGVPMAVATPGNLAPSWFRCSQPVVDRQQVVANAGKSDTLIFSLPHDYPELKATGARLIFHCQGTDPLINPILHDRDVTVLTCWEQATTYAMFVARRVSIDVGISISDAFFHDGSPKDERCAAFMPRRGAAIAQSAKKHVLSLHFLPIDGVSEDICANSLKRSGFFLGTAVSEGFGLPALEAMAAGCVVVSVPVIGGMEYLKHGHTAYIAEPTELPAALAEISKQGAGSRRAALRDGGAAMASRYRIAVQRKKLRSAMEAGLKDALSWS, via the coding sequence ATGAACTACTATGTTCTGCCTGGGGTCGGTATTTATGGCGGCATCAAGGTTGGCTTCCAGTTCGCGCAGTTGCTGACGGACGCCGGCGTGCCGATGGCGGTCGCGACCCCTGGCAACCTTGCGCCTTCATGGTTCCGATGCAGTCAGCCTGTGGTGGACAGGCAGCAGGTCGTCGCGAATGCCGGGAAGAGCGATACGCTCATCTTCTCATTGCCGCACGACTATCCCGAGTTGAAGGCAACTGGGGCGCGGCTGATCTTCCACTGCCAAGGTACCGACCCCCTCATCAACCCCATTCTGCACGACAGGGATGTCACCGTGCTGACGTGTTGGGAACAAGCGACGACTTATGCAATGTTCGTCGCCCGGCGCGTTTCGATCGATGTCGGCATATCGATCTCCGACGCTTTCTTCCATGACGGATCCCCCAAGGATGAGCGGTGCGCAGCCTTCATGCCGCGCAGAGGCGCCGCGATAGCCCAATCGGCGAAGAAGCATGTGCTCTCCCTCCACTTCCTGCCGATTGACGGCGTTAGTGAAGATATCTGCGCGAACAGTCTTAAGCGCTCCGGGTTCTTCCTGGGCACGGCAGTCTCTGAAGGCTTCGGACTGCCGGCGCTCGAGGCGATGGCGGCGGGCTGCGTTGTAGTATCGGTTCCAGTCATCGGTGGGATGGAGTATCTCAAACATGGGCATACCGCATACATCGCTGAGCCGACAGAACTGCCAGCCGCGCTCGCCGAAATCAGCAAGCAAGGCGCAGGCTCCCGGCGTGCCGCACTGCGCGACGGCGGCGCGGCGATGGCATCCCGTTACCGCATCGCGGTTCAGAGAAAGAAACTGCGATCTGCTATGGAGGCGGGCTTGAAGGACGCCTTGTCATGGAGCTAA
- a CDS encoding glycosyltransferase family 2 protein has product MELSVIVPSWGLTALLRSCLLQLEHALARTQLGKTCVVVVDNGSAIPYLADDLAPPHVRIVRLDLRHSFSAACNRGARELAATRYLFLNNDVLLHPDALVEMLEIFRDHKVGICGTRLVLPDDTIQHCGVRFDAGERGPYHQDHGRRSAIVSRATTFPQAVTAAAMMIDHAAFNALNGFDETFPFGYEDVDLCLRARQLGIRIACGQRRDSLHLESTSDRRPDRHKASRKLFFERWRGRYTIDGDESG; this is encoded by the coding sequence ATGGAGCTAAGCGTCATCGTTCCTTCATGGGGCCTGACGGCGCTGCTGCGAAGTTGCTTGCTGCAGCTTGAGCATGCCTTGGCGAGGACACAGCTAGGCAAGACCTGTGTCGTCGTCGTCGACAATGGCTCCGCCATACCCTATCTCGCCGATGATCTCGCGCCGCCGCACGTGCGGATCGTCAGGCTGGATCTAAGGCATTCCTTCTCGGCAGCCTGCAATCGCGGCGCCCGCGAGCTTGCCGCCACACGGTACCTCTTCCTCAACAATGACGTGCTTCTGCATCCAGACGCGCTGGTGGAGATGCTTGAGATCTTCCGTGACCACAAGGTTGGCATCTGCGGCACAAGGCTGGTCTTGCCCGACGACACGATCCAGCATTGTGGTGTGCGGTTCGACGCTGGAGAACGTGGCCCCTATCACCAGGATCATGGCAGGCGAAGCGCGATCGTCAGCCGGGCGACGACTTTCCCGCAGGCCGTGACGGCGGCTGCCATGATGATCGACCATGCGGCCTTCAACGCCTTGAACGGTTTCGACGAGACATTCCCTTTCGGCTATGAGGATGTCGATCTCTGTCTTCGGGCACGGCAATTGGGAATCCGCATCGCATGTGGCCAGCGCCGGGATTCATTGCATCTGGAATCGACCTCGGACCGGCGGCCTGACCGCCACAAGGCCTCGCGCAAACTGTTCTTCGAGCGGTGGCGTGGGCGCTACACCATAGACGGAGACGAGAGCGGGTGA